In Erpetoichthys calabaricus chromosome 2, fErpCal1.3, whole genome shotgun sequence, a genomic segment contains:
- the LOC114645333 gene encoding P2Y purinoceptor 3-like, protein MDDPEVTISEPVSVNSSTEAYCNFHESYKYILLPVTYGMATVAGLLLNGALLWQCLRSRPWSCSTVYLVNLAVADLLYLPSLPLLTVSYAMRGRWIFGNVACKAARFLFYANMYGSILFLTCISVHRFLGVCYPIRSLPYRTKERAVWGSALSWGVVLIELFPTLVFSRSAVVDNFTICYDVTSPSLLFVYFPYGITLIITGFFIPFLIIFSCYWSMVKVLSRSQERITVGKEIRSKSIRTILVVCTVFALCFVPFHVTRFAYLFIGAYKGKDCGSLNFVMLSYKIWRPIVSFNSCISPVLYFLVARKNRKHMLKLGKNKVNPSP, encoded by the coding sequence ATGGATGACCCAGAAGTCACGATCTCCGAGCCGGTATCCGTCAATTCTTCAACAGAAGCATACTGCAATTTTCACGAGAGTTACAAGTACATTTTGCTACCTGTAACCTATGGTATGGCGACTGTGGCCGGGCTGTTGCTGAATGGGGCACTTCTGTGGCAGTGCTTGAGGAGTCGCCCCTGGAGCTGCTCCACGGTTTACCTCGTCAATCTGGCAGTGGCAGACCTGCTCTACCTGCCTTCCTTGCCGTTACTCACAGTCAGCTACGCCATGAGGGGCAGATGGATTTTTGGCAACGTCGCCTGCAAAGCCGCGCGCTTCCTTTTCTACGCCAATATGTATGgcagcattttatttttgacttgtaTCAGCGTCCATCGCTTCTTGGGAGTCTGCTATCCCATCAGGTCTCTTCCGTACAGAACCAAGGAGCGGGCTGTGTGGGGGTCGGCGCTGTCCTGGGGTGTGGTGCTGATCGAACTTTTTCCAACTCTCGTCTTTTCGCGCAGTGCTGTAGTAGACAACTTTACGATATGCTACGATGTTACCAGCCCGTCTCTCTTGTTCGTTTATTTTCCTTACGGGATAACTTTGATCATCACTGGATTTTTTATCCCATTTCTCATAATTTTCTCGTGTTACTGGTCCATGGTGAAGGTTCTCTCGAGATCACAGGAGCGCATCACGGTTGGGAAGGAGATCCGCTCCAAGTCCATTCGCACAATCCTGGTGGTCTGCACAGTTTTTGCGCTCTGCTTCGTACCTTTCCACGTCACGCGCTTTGCCTATCTTTTTATCGGCGCCTATAAGGGAAAAGACTGCGGCTCCTTGAACTTTGTTATGCTGTCCTACAAAATCTGGAGGCCCATCGTGAGTTTCAACAGCTGTATCAGTCCTGTTTTATACTTTTTAGTGgcgagaaaaaacagaaaacacatgttaaaacttggaaaaaataaagtgaatcctTCACCATAA